Proteins encoded in a region of the Raphanus sativus cultivar WK10039 chromosome 8, ASM80110v3, whole genome shotgun sequence genome:
- the LOC108820760 gene encoding dirigent protein 6, whose translation MASLVEKQLLKSLFSFLLLVILFSDTVFSSRKTFDQRKPCKHFSFYFHDILYDGDNVANATSAAIVSPPGLGNFKFGKFVIFDGPITMDKNYLSEPLARAQGFYFYDMKMDFNAWFCYTLVFNSTQHKGTLNIMGADLMMEPTRDLSVVGGTGDFFMARGIATFVTDIFQGAKYFRVKMDVKLYEC comes from the coding sequence ATGGCATCTCTTGTAGAGAAGCAACTCCTTAAGTCCCTTTTCTCATTCTTACTGCTAGTTATACTCTTTTCCGATACTGTTTTTTCGTCCCGCAAAACATTTGATCAGAGAAAGCCCTGCAAACATTTCTCCTTCTACTTTCATGACATCCTCTACGATGGTGACAATGTAGCAAACGCAACCTCAGCCGCCATCGTGAGCCCTCCAGGATTAGGAAACTTCAAGTTCGGTAAGTTTGTGATCTTTGATGGCCCTATAACAATGGACAAGAACTATCTCTCAGAACCCCTGGCTCGCGCACAAGGCTTCTATTTCTATGACATGAAAATGGACTTCAACGCGTGGTTTTGCTACACCTTGGTGTTTAACTCCACGCAACACAAAGGGACATTGAACATAATGGGTGCAGATTTGATGATGGAGCCGACAAGAGATCTATCGGTCGTCGGTGGGACCGGTGATTTCTTCATGGCTCGTGGGATCGCTACCTTCGTAACAGATATATTTCAAGGGGCTAAGTATTTCCGTGTTAAGATGGATGTTAAACTCTATGAATGCTAG
- the LOC108818712 gene encoding 4-hydroxybenzoate polyprenyltransferase, mitochondrial-like — MTFSGLSGVSRGLLQSSVTTHYINPLPKYPLRIHNHEVWSKGTELHQEKSLGAGWNYILVAGMSSSLVRDGKPKKDDEKDKSSIGVEEASWIDFYLPEGAKGYAKLARLDKPIGTWLLAWPCMWSIALAADPGSLPSFEMMALFGCKALLLRGAGCTINDLFDRDIDTKVERTRLRPIASGLLTPFQGLQFLGLQLLLGLGILLQLNNYSRVLGALSLLLVFSYPLMKRFTFWPQAFLGFTINWGALLGWAAVKGSLEPAVVLPLYLSGVCWTLVYDTIYAHQDKEDDVKVGVKSTALRFGDNTKLWLTGFGTASMGLLALSGLSADLGWQYYASLVAASGQLGWQIGTADFSSCADCNRKFVSNKWFGAIIFGGVLLGRTFQ; from the exons ATGACGTTTTCTGGGCTGTCCGGTGTTTCACGAGGGTTATTGCAATCATCTGTTACTACACATTACATCAATCCTTTGCCTAAGTATCCTCTACGGATTCATAACCACGAAGTATGGAGTAAAGGAACTGAACTGCATCAGGAGAAATCTCTTGGTGCTGGCTGGAATTACATATTAGTTGCTGGAATGTCTTCGTCTTTGGTTAGAGATGGCAAACCTAAGAAGGATGATGAGAAAGATAAAAGTAGTATTGGTGTTGAGGAAGCTTCTTGGATAGATTTTTATTTGCCAGAAGGAGCAAAAGGTTATGCTAAACTTGCTCGTTTGGATAAACCCATTGGAACTTGGTTGCTTGCTTGGCCTTGTATgtg GTCAATTGCGTTGGCTGCTGATCCTGGAAGCCTTCCAAGTTTTGAAATGATGGCTTTATTCGGTTGCAAAGCACTACTTCTTAGAGGTGCTGGATGTACTATAAATGATCTGTTTGACCGGGACATTGATACAAAG GTTGAACGAACAAGACTAAGACCTATAGCCAGTGGTCTTTTGACACCATTTCAAGGGCTTCAGTTTCTTGGGCTACAGTTACTTTTAGGCTTAGGGATTCTTCTCCAGCTTAACAACTATAG CCGTGTATTAGGGGCTTTATCTTTGTTACTAGTCTTCTCCTACCCACTTATGAAGAGGTTTACATTTTGG CCTCAAGCATTTTTAGGTTTCACCATAAACTGGGGAGCACTATTAGGATGGGCTGCAGTTAAAGGAAGCTTAGAACCAGCTGTTGTACTCCCTCTTTATCTCTCAGGAGTCTGTTGGACCCTTGTTTATGATACTATTTATGCACATCAG GACAAAGAAGATGATGTGAAGGTTGGTGTTAAGTCCACAGCTCTTAGATTCGGTGATAATACAAAGCTTTGGCTTACTGGATTTGGCACAGCATCCATGGGGTTGCTTGCACTTTCTGGATTGAGTGCAGATCTCG GGTGGCAATATTACGCATCACTGGTGGCTGCATCAGGACAGTTAGGATGGCAAATAGGGACAGCTGACTTCTCATCTTGTGCTGACTGCAATAGAAA ATTTGTGTCGAACAAGTGGTTTGGTGCTATTATATTTGGTGGCGTTTTACTTGGAAGAACTTTTCAATAG
- the LOC108820952 gene encoding MLP-like protein 328: MATSGTYVTEVPLKGTVEKHYKRWRSENHAFPEAIGHHIQNVTIHDGEWDSHGAIKTWNYTCDGKPEEFKERREIDDEKKTVTFRGLEGHVMEQLKVYDVILEFIPKSEDGCACKVTMIWEKRNDEFPEPSNYMKFAKSMVADMDDHVLKA; the protein is encoded by the exons ATGGCGACGTCAGGAACATACGTGACGGAGGTTCCGTTAAAAGGGACGGTGGAGAAACATTACAAGAGGTGGAGGAGCGAGAACCATGCCTTCCCGGAAGCCATCGGCCACCACATCCAAAATGTCACCATTCACGACGGCGAATGGGACTCTCACGGGGCCATCAAGACTTGGAACTACACATGCG ATGGGAAGCCAGAGGAATTCAAAGAAAGGAGAGAGATAGACGATGAGAAGAAAACGGTGACGTTTAGAGGACTTGAAGGTCACGTGATGGAACAGCTCAAGGTGTATGACGTCATCTTGGAGTTTATTCCCAAGTCCGAGGATGGCTGTGCCTGCAAAGTTACTATGATATGGGAGAAGCGCAACGATGAGTTCCCCGAACCAAGCAACTACATGAAATTTGCCAAGAGCATGGTTGCTGACATGGACGACCATGTTCTCAAAGCTTAa